DNA sequence from the Lysinibacillus sp. OF-1 genome:
AATCCACAGCATATTTACACGAATCGGCTTCTATCAGCCATTCCGAATATCGAACCAGAGACTAGGGATGAGCGCAAATTGATTCGACAAAAAGTAGAAGAGAATTATCAACAAGAGCAACATAAATATTATGATGAGCATGGAAAAGTCTATCCACTGAAATCCATTTCAGAGACACATATGGTTGCAATGTCGGGAGGAATGTGAAATGTGGAAAACAATTATTAGAAGAGTAATTTTAATGATTCCTCAAATGTTTGTGTTAAGCTTAATTATTTTTATCCTAGCAAAACAAATGCCAGGAGATCCTTTTACAGGGTTAATTACTCCAGAGACAGACCCTGCAAGAATTGAAGAACTAAGAATTCAAGCGGGTTACTATGACCCTTGGTATGTACAATATTACCATTGGGTAATCAATGCCTTTCAGGGCGATTTTGGACAAAGCTATACATATAAACTTGCAGTGTCCACATTGATTGGCGAGCGTGCATTAAACACATTCTGGCTCGCTCTACTTAGTACCATTCTCGTTTATTTAATAGCTATTCCATTAGGAATGATAGCTGGACGTAAACAGGATACTTTGTACGATAAGTCGATTACTCTGTATAGCTTTATAAGCTATGCAATACCGACCTTTGTATTGGGTTTAATCTTCTTATATATCTTTGGATACCGTTTAATGTGGTTCCCAACGAGCGGAACAGTCGATGTAGGTGTAGAGCCTGGAACACTCGAGTATTATTGGAATCGCTTGTATCATTTAATATTACCTGCAATGACGTATGCAATTTTAGCTACAACGACGATTATTCAATACTTACGTTCAGAAATTATCGATGCCAAGACACAGGATTATGTTAAAACAGCACGTAGTAAAGGTGTACCGATGAAAAAAATCTATAGAAGACATATTTTCCGTAACTCCTTATTACCAATTGCAGCCTTCCTTGGCTTTACAATTACAGGTTTATTAGGCGGCTCGATATTCATAGAGACAATTTTTGGCTTCCCGGGCATGGGGCAATTATTCATCCATTCCGTAACAAGTCGCGATTATAGTGTTATTACAGCTCTTGTTATGCTTTATGGCTTCTTAGCGTTATTAGGTAGTCTATTGTCAGATATAATTATGAGCATTGTTGATCCACGTATCCGCATAGACTAACAGCTAAATTGAACGCATAAGGAGAGGTGAATAAAATGGATCAAAAAAATGATGTAGTGAAAGTTGAAAGTACTCCACCAACAGGAATTCAAGTGGTTATACGTGAATTTAGAAAAGATAAATTAGCATTATTTTCATTTATAGGAATAACATTACTTATAATTGCGATATTAATTATGTCCTTTTTTATGAACCAGGATGAAATATTACGAATTAAATTATTAGAGCGCTTTACAGAGCCTGGCGTTAATGGATATATCCTTGGGGCTGATGAAGCTGGGCGTGATATGTATGGACAGCTTATTATCGGTGCGAAAAATTCTATTTTAATTGCAATTGCTATCACTCTTATTGCAAATGCTTTAGGGATCGCACTAGGTATAATAATGGGCTACTATGGTGGCTTTATTGATAATTTATTTATGCGTATCATTGATTTTCTTATGACATTACCGACATTAATGATTATCATTGTATTAGTTACAATTATTCCTAAATATGGTGTTTTAGAGTTAATTTTGATTTTAAGTGCCTTTCAATGGATAGGTACTGCACGTCTTGTTCGAAGTAAAGCTTTATCTGAAGGACGACGAGATTATGTAAGTGCCTCCAAAACAATGGGGACTAGTGATTTTGCCATTATGTTTAAAGGGATACTACCAAATTTAAGTTCGTTGCTAATAGTAGAGTTAACGTTAAACTTTGCAGGGAATGTGGGTATTGAAACAGGTCTATCATTTTTAGGCTTTGGTTTACCTCCTTCTACACCTAGCTTAGGGACATTAGTAAGCTATGCAACAAACCCGATAGTATTATCTACAAAATGGTGGATTTGGTTGCCCGCATCATTATTAATTTTAGTTTTGATGCTTGGTATAAATTATGTTGGTCAAGCGCTAAGACGTGCGGCTGACGCAAAACAACGATTAGGATAAAAGGGGAGGATTTACACATGAAGAAGAATTGGTTATTCCTATCCGTACTTTTTGCATTCATGCTAATTTTAGCAGCCTGCAATGGTGGTGGAGGCAGTGGGTCTGAAAAAGGCTCAGAAACAGATAATACAGAAAAGTCAGGTGAAACAGAAAAATCCGGTGAATCTGAGGCAACGAATGATTCGTTACTTCCAATGGAGGTAACAAATGAAGGAGACGCAATCCAAGGTGGTACTTTACGCGTAGGACTTGTAACAAGCTCTCCATTCCAAGGAATTTTCAACTGGGAGCTATACGAAGATGCTTATGATTCAGAAATTTTAGCATTTGCTTCAAATGTACTTTTTGAACAAGATGGCAACTTCATTGTTACGGACAAAGGTATTGCAAAATTAGATGTTGATGCTGATGCAAAAACAGCAACTGTCACAATTCAAGGTGATTATAAATGGTCAGATGGTACACCTTTAACAGCTGATGATTTAATTTTCCCATATGAACTAATTGGTCATCCAGATTATACAGGTGTTCGCTATGATGATGATTTCAAAAATATTGTTGGTGCAGAAGAATACCATAATGGTCAAGCAGACACGATTTCAGGTATTACAAAAATCGATGATAAGAGTATTAAAATCCAACTAAAGAAAATATCACCAGCTATTTATTCAATTGGTGATGGTTTATGGGCATATGCAGAGCCTAAACATCAATTAGAATCTATTCCAGTGAAAGATTTACTTGCTTCAGATGCAGTACGTAAAAATCCAGTAACACTTGGAGCATTTAAAATTGATAAAGTCGTAAATGGTGAGTCTGTGCAGTTTGTAGCAAACGAACATTATTTCAAAGGTAAGCCGAAAGTTGATAAAGTAGTACTTGAGGTTGTTCCACCAACTTCAATCGGTGAAGCTTTACGTACTGGAAAATATGATATTGCTACAT
Encoded proteins:
- a CDS encoding ABC transporter permease — encoded protein: MDQKNDVVKVESTPPTGIQVVIREFRKDKLALFSFIGITLLIIAILIMSFFMNQDEILRIKLLERFTEPGVNGYILGADEAGRDMYGQLIIGAKNSILIAIAITLIANALGIALGIIMGYYGGFIDNLFMRIIDFLMTLPTLMIIIVLVTIIPKYGVLELILILSAFQWIGTARLVRSKALSEGRRDYVSASKTMGTSDFAIMFKGILPNLSSLLIVELTLNFAGNVGIETGLSFLGFGLPPSTPSLGTLVSYATNPIVLSTKWWIWLPASLLILVLMLGINYVGQALRRAADAKQRLG
- a CDS encoding oligopeptide ABC transporter substrate-binding protein, encoding MKKNWLFLSVLFAFMLILAACNGGGGSGSEKGSETDNTEKSGETEKSGESEATNDSLLPMEVTNEGDAIQGGTLRVGLVTSSPFQGIFNWELYEDAYDSEILAFASNVLFEQDGNFIVTDKGIAKLDVDADAKTATVTIQGDYKWSDGTPLTADDLIFPYELIGHPDYTGVRYDDDFKNIVGAEEYHNGQADTISGITKIDDKSIKIQLKKISPAIYSIGDGLWAYAEPKHQLESIPVKDLLASDAVRKNPVTLGAFKIDKVVNGESVQFVANEHYFKGKPKVDKVVLEVVPPTSIGEALRTGKYDIATSYPTNQYDSIKDLQNIALLGRPELSYSYIGFKLGKYDTTNKLNVFDEKSKMNSIELRQAVAYAMDVEGVAEKFYQGLRERGNSLIPPVFASYYDSTLEGYNYDPEKAKELLDKAGFKDVDGDGIREDKDGKKFSIRLASMAGSETDEAIVEYFRQNWKEVGLDVQLTTGRLIEFNAFYDKVQADDPEIDMYQAAWGTGTNPSPKGLYGEGAEFNFSRYVSPELTKLLDAIDSEEAMDQDTRTKAFRAWQEYMSEKAMVVPTFFRTEIIPVNKRVKNWNASYDNGTTDNLQTIELLADQPIK
- the opp4B gene encoding oligopeptide ABC transporter permease; this translates as MWKTIIRRVILMIPQMFVLSLIIFILAKQMPGDPFTGLITPETDPARIEELRIQAGYYDPWYVQYYHWVINAFQGDFGQSYTYKLAVSTLIGERALNTFWLALLSTILVYLIAIPLGMIAGRKQDTLYDKSITLYSFISYAIPTFVLGLIFLYIFGYRLMWFPTSGTVDVGVEPGTLEYYWNRLYHLILPAMTYAILATTTIIQYLRSEIIDAKTQDYVKTARSKGVPMKKIYRRHIFRNSLLPIAAFLGFTITGLLGGSIFIETIFGFPGMGQLFIHSVTSRDYSVITALVMLYGFLALLGSLLSDIIMSIVDPRIRID